A segment of the Brienomyrus brachyistius isolate T26 chromosome 4, BBRACH_0.4, whole genome shotgun sequence genome:
gtgacagatataaaactcatgtgaaatactggtgcagagggtataatgtgaggtcatgtactcccatagtacacactgactctccacaggagggtaaagtgtcagtcagagatgatcctgaccagcgagtcttcactgtgaccatcaacaatctcacagctgaggactccgatcggtactggtgtggtgtgaagcatAGTGGAGCCTCAGATGTTGGAGATCGGGTTAACCTGTCAGTCATTGATGGTAATgaaatgcacagtatgtaacatgtcatttagccagaaaggaaggacattaacagaaatattaaaggaaaagatgctttaatattataaaaatctgcattttattttcattcaatgtgataaacgagacttggaagaaatAACAAgtgacagtttaaatggacgacTACAtggggttaaatatgataagtaatatgttaagaaatgtcagtttatttgacaaacatttacatatgcatgttgtaatgggctgatattcataaacatttcattgctatgcaaatctttgagtgttttatctgtgtgttcaggtcctccagggctgtcagtggagaaacaggaggtgacgggtgtggatggagacagtgtcagtgttcagtgttactatggaaacaacagaagacataggatgtggtgtaagattgggggctcctgtgcatcagagagatctgggagtttggatgggaggcctgtcctgatcagggatgacacagaaaataaaaccttcattgtgacaatgagtgggctgaagaggaaggacactggctggtattggtgtgctgctggaatcctgcagattccagttcatattactgttaaacgtaagtaattgatttaaatctgcatgtgaatcatccatccatccattttccaaaccacttatcctactgggtcgcggggggtccggagcctatcccgggagcaatgggcacgaggcagggaacaacctaggatgggtggcgagcccatcgtagggcacactcacacaccattcactcacgcatgcacacctacgggcaatttagcaactccaattagcctcagcatgtttttgcactgtggggggaaaccggagtacccggaggaaaccccacgacgacatggaaactccacacacatgtgacccaggcggagactcgaacccgggacccagaggtgtgaggcaacagtgctaaccactgcaccaccatgctgctcccTCACTAACTCCTacagctattaaattaataataaactgggAGCATCTtacttaaaataaaactaataaaatacaactaaattgttttattcattaaatcttattgatttaaaatttatactaatttgtcatacatcCATTATGGCACTTTATCCCGCTGATTAAACAATTGTAGTTAgatactgtcatgacctgcttgtcggctcctcatgtgtgtcatgccccctgcttacccacgtgttctttcctgatcgtacccagctgtgtctgattattttcaatcagtcctgtgtatttcagtccgtatcttacctgagtcctttgtctgtcattgttgtTAGCTGTAGTATTGGTGATGGTTTCCTGTCTGTCCCTAGTCGCTAGTCCTAGTTTCCcccaataaacccccgttttgccccgatacctgcctgtttgcctgcttcgTACCAGCTAACCCGCACGATCACCTGCCTGcaccaccccgatcgtgacagaatgacagaccgtaagaaaaggaggaagcagaggagaaggaagcaCCTGGAGGAGCCGATCAGTCTGGACGCCTGCTCCCTCGCCAACCCCTGGCCTCTCGCGGAGGGCGAGAGAAAGGAGCTCGTCCTGGGCTCTGACCCAGAACCGCTCTACCTGGGAGCCTACTCCCTAGCGAGGCTCTGGGTTCCCAGCGACGACGACGAGGATGAGCCCTTCACGTTCCCtgggctggagcctatcccccCGGAGCAGCTACCGCCCCTGGACCAGTACAGTTACTGGCCCGAACGACTGGCAAATTGGGGAGGTTTTAGGGCTGTAAGGGACTGGATCCCCCGAGTGCCCCGGGTCCCGAAGAGGATCGCGCCCGTCTCCCCCTCCCAGGACTTGCCAGTTCTGCCTGCGCTGTCAGCGCAGCTCCCGCCTCTGCAACCTGCGCAGCCGGAGCAGCCATCACCGCTGTCCGCTACGTCTGCGCAGCTTCCTCCACCTGCGGCTTGCGagtccgagcagccgccgctgcctgcggaccccgatcccgtgcagcggccgctgcctgcggaccccgATCCCGTGCAGCCGCAGCTGCCTGCGGACCCCGATCCCGTGCAGCCACCGCTACCTatggaccccgctcccgtgcagccgtcgctgcctgcggaccccgATCCCGTGCAGCCGCGGCTGCCTGCGGAGACCACGCCCAAGGCGCCCTCTCTGCCGCTCctacagcctgcagctcccgggcaggcgccccccctgcagcaacctgcagctcccgggcaggcgcccccccctgcagcaacctgcagcttccgggcaggcgccccttcCACTGCCTGCCCTAGTGACTTTGCCTTCAGTGACCCCGATCGAGGGCCGttttgtctgtgtcccgcaagggaaggggacacagacgtcggactggggtcccacccgccctgccccctggctcgccctccctcgcctgcgctagggctcggttggcgcctgcgggtcctggccctctgggtcggctgtcgcctgcgggtccccctccgcggcctcgtcgccctgcctcgctcccacctccggtgcctggtcggtcgcctgcgggctccccgacggcggctccgcTATCGCCTGCTGGTCCACCCGCTCCTgtgcctcctctgcccctccggggtcccctccggctccggcctcccggcccgctgcggcccctccggccgcCTCccatcgcccgctggggctccctcgggttTTCccctgttcccccgccttcttccctgcctctgtcccttcttccttttgttcctcctgttcccgctatgtcccctttcctgctttgtctttctgccttccctgtcctttgtcagctcctgtctcgcgtcctgtcgcttgccctgttttgtgcatcggtcctgtttcccgtctctcgttgatggttctgtttttttttgctccaggtcccggttcccgtgtcccgtctgtcgcctcctccctggcacgcccggtgaagcgcgcctttggagggggggttctgtcatgacctgctcgtcggctcctcatgtgtgccacgccccctgcttacccacgtgttctttcccgattgtacccagctgcctgcctgcaccaccccgatcgtgacagatacTTTACCCAACACCCGAGGCCTGCAGCGGGGCGTCCGGGCCTATGCCAGAGCCCCAGACTTGTGGTgctagagatcgacttttatttaaattagaaatatattattttatactattcacAAACAAGACAGATTAATTAATagaggtaatgtgctttctgccaggatgggactgctggctgtctgcttcttacatccaggaccagcggttaaacgagatattacagtcactctgcagtcaccctgcaacaatttgtcaaccggCGGCCATTTGTTTCATTGTTTGCTTCCTTCTCATGGGCTTATCGCTCACGACTCCAAAAGCTCTTGTGCTGACGCCCCGTtacccactgccgcggacattagctgaccgacatgcctagacatgcaatacgcataaatccccccccccccccccaaaacaggatggctgtgttttaccgatataaaatagtacattttgtttaaagctacaataaatatattataatattttcataaaataattaatctcacctgttcactatcagtgccctgggatattaacactttggtcatgacactaattcattgttctccatctaatcattttctctgtagaatatcttttataatttatatttcagtttcaagagtgaccttttcttagtctttattgactaacagaaaattgctttttattaacaatcctttctcctgtttccactgctctccttttctctgcacatgatgaagaaggaggggataatgaaaaacggaggtaagcattcagcagcatttacagtagtgtgggggtcctgctagcagcatttacctgatcacacagtgatgggaaactgtcattttaattttaagaaaaaaagatgttgttttttatttcattttcttaataataaacttgagatcccatcccatccagggtgagcccttgccttgtgccctgtgctgctggggaacgactgcaggcctgtttttacaaaatagtgtaacatgttgtgtgataatctctagctattttcatgctctttgttaatgtctcctgttcctcacatgtgtcctgtgtaatagtacagatgtggctgtaccgtgtttctataaagcatgtaagactttactgttcacatccaccctcttattcagctctttggtccagctggctctgtatgtaggactgagcttatTGGTGCTGCTGTTGGTCATCATCATCACATGGAAAGTGCGGGACAAATACAGTGAGTGGCAACTTCATGCTTTTATCCTTTTCCAAAGATTGCTTgacagggacacagacagcagcattcagacacacaggtctatgcagtgaaattaaaacataaaaCGTGGTCACAACCCTTTGGAAAAGGAATAACAGTGCAGAGCTAAAATCCACTATAGTACAAACAGGACATCAGAGGACAGCAGCCCTGAAGGAGCCTTTCTAACCCGAACCCTTTCCTCCATGATCCTGCAGACTTTCCTCTGACCCCCTGAGTCTGTGTCCACCCAGCTGAGCTTATAAAAACCTCCCTGAATTAGTTATTCTAACCAGGGCCGGCTGGGATTCACTGATTGGTTACCAGCAAGCTCAGACTGGTAATCAGTTGTCATAGAAATAAGAAAACTATTGCCCCTATTGAGTAGATAGTTTTACTCATTAATTAGACTTGATAATATTTTCAGATGTATGTACATGCTGATTAAAAGTGAATGTGTTTGTTACAAAGCAAGTCATCTGTGTCGGTTAAGGACAGAGACAATGGTGTCAGCAGAataattttctatttttttccttGTAGAGAAAAATGTGGCTGGGAGCCAAAATCTAGGAAGGACAGTAAGTTCATGTTTCATATGGGAAGAAAATCTGTCATGCTCCGATCATGccgatcctcttgtgtgccacgccccctcacctACCTCATGTTGAATCCTCGTGTTATCATCTGTTTTTTGTTACATCTaattagttctgtgtatttaagtccgcctcagagtatgtttccccattCAGCGTATTTACGAACCCACAAATGCTACCCAGGGTCATTAACATCTTAATGTTACTGGTGGTCCTTGAGTTCCCGATGGTGTCATCCCCTAATAAATCCCTCGTTTACCCGACTGGATGACTCCCTTCGGCTGTTTCCCTGCTCTGTACGTATGACAGGTCAGCAGATTATTGTTGTGCCGGTGAGATCTGCGCTTTCCAGTATGCCTTGCGAGCGCTTGTATATAGCCCCATGTAGTTCACTGTAAATAGCCCTTAGTTAGCCCATAGTTATGATTAATACTTGTGTTCCCGATCGAGGCATATATGGTTGCCCGTGTCTTGTATGCACCCTGTACGACCCTCGCATGTCTTTAGCATCATGTAAATTACTCACTTTTATGTACACGCACAAAAAACACGTCACGTCTGGGGAATATTAAGGGGACAGTATGCGGGATGAGGAGAGCAATtttttgggaaaaaataaatgaacagcTTCGGTCTTCCTTAAAACGCAACATTTTGGCGACGAGAATAGAGCTTGCACTTCCACCACCTTCACCTTCTCTTGCACTTCCCGGCGAACCTCCTGCCCCTTGGACTCGCTGGCTGGAATCATTCCAGACATACTCGGATGCCCTGGGACAGCATGAAGTCAGCGACGCTCGGAAGAAAGCCATACTTATTCACTGCTTAGGCACGGAAGGACGGCAGATCATTCGGACGCTCGGACCTGCGGAGATGTATGAAGACGCTGTTTCGCTCCTGGGTTCTCACTTCGCAGCTCCACAAAGTGTCATCCTGTGGCAGATTCTTTTTTGCCGAAGGCGACAGCAGCCGGGTGAGTCCGTACATCAGTACGTGGCTAATCTGCGTGGTTTAGCCAGTCTTTGTAAATTTGGTGGCATGCAGGATGAATTCATTCGTGGTCAGCTGGCTGAACACTCTAACCACCCTAAAATTAGAGAGCGACTGTTGATGGCAGCACATGACCTCGCTAGCGCTATACAAGTCGCGTTTCAAATTGAAACAGCAGCGGAGTTTACGTCTAAATTACCTTACCCCGCTGTCACCTCGCTCCCTGCACAATATGTATCTGCATCACAGCCAGACACCGCGAAAGCAACAACGACAACGCTGTGGGAATTGTGGCTCATTCTCCAATGTGTCGACCCgcccgtccgatcctcctggatgccgtggaatccccgtgtttaccagctgtttcgaaGTGTCTTcattagttttgtgtatttatgtccaggTCAGAGAATGTTTCCCTAGTTCTGTCATTGTATTGTTATGGTGATTTTTGTTCCGTATGCCGATCCGGCTCCCTATTAAATCCCTTTTTGTCCTTCGCCTGTTTTCCCAGTCCGAGCTTGCCATATCATGACGCCTTGTTACTGGGGCCTGCTGTCTCTCTACATTTAATCACCAACCCCTACTTGTCCCATCTATAACTTCAGTACTTCAGCTCCCATGTTGAGTCCCCTGGCCCTTCATGATGGTGTTACTGCTGagctgcgccacctgctggaggcAGACATTATTGAGCTAGTTGATGCTTCTCAGTGGATCTCAAATCTGGTGATAGCTAAGTagaaatgcaggagtctgtgtcgACCTCCGGGCTGTAAACAAGGCCGTCGGCCCTGACAAGTACCCCCTCCCTTCCATAGTAGAAGTCACTTCCCACTTTCATGGCTCGATGGTCTTCACAAAACTGGGCCTTCGTCGGAGCTATCTGCAGATCCCTCTCCAGCCTGACAGCCAGAATCTCACGGCTTTTGTGACTCATGCTGGAGTGTTTCAGTGCACATGGATCTCATTTGGGCTTAGCTCTGCCCCCAGCTGCTTCCAGAAGATTATGACTACCAtcttcactggcatacctggggtgATTATCTACCTCGATGACATCATGGTCCATGGATTCTGCCTCACGGCTGAGGGCCTCATTCCACTTCAACCTAATATTGAGGCCATTCAGCGTATTTCTGGACCCACGAATGCTAACCAAGTTCTCTCTTTCCTGGGCATGACAGCTTATTACCTGTGTTTTTTGCCTCACTACTCCGCTACCACAGCTCCATTACATCAGCTGCTGCAGAAAGATGCATTTGGATGCCAGCCTGCTTTGAGGCTTTCCAGCTCCGAAAGTCCCATCTCACATCACCTCCTATCCTGGCAAACTGTTCCCTCTCATGCCCCACCTCTGTCACCTGTGATGCCTCAGCTGTGGCAGTTGGAGCTGTACTGTCACAGCTGCAGGATGGAGTGGACTGGCCCATTGGCTCTGCCTCCCGTGCTCTCACCCCCACCGAACGAAAATATTCTGTGGGCGAACGTGAGGCTCTAGCCTGTGTCTGGGCCTGTGAGCGGTGGCACATGTATCTTTATGGCAGGGCATTTACACTGCGCACTGACCACTAGGCCCTGACAGCCTTGCTTGCAACAGCTAGTACAGGATGCAAACCACAATGACCGGTGGTCTGAGCAACTGCAGCAGTACAATATCATCCTGTTTTACCCCAGGTTGTGATAACGTTGTGGCAGACCTGCTGTCCCGCTACACCCAGTATCCTGCAGCACCTGACTCCATCTCTCAGGAACCAGACCTCAGCCAGATGATGCACACACCACTGAAGGCAGCTGTCTCCTTTGATGAACTCCGGCTGGCCTCAGAACCAGACCCAGTCCTTCCTCAGCTTCGTACATACATTCGCACAGGCTGGCCGACTGAAGTCTCTGCTGAGGTGACCCCTTACCACAGGGTCAGGGATGAGCTTTCATGTTGGAATGAGCACTGCGTAGCTCGTGGAGCTGTCACAGTGGTGCCAAGCAGCCTTCAGGCCCGTGTTCTTAGCATGGCACATGAAGGCCATTTGGGCATTGTACATGTCAAACCACGTTGTAGGGACCTAGTATGGTGGCCCGGCATTGATAGGGACATAGAAAATCTAGTTAGGGATTGTGCAGCTTGCCTTATGAGCAGGAAAATGGGCCAACCTGCACCACCCCCCCTGCAGCCTCCGGTTTGGCCCATCCTGGGGAACATCTCCTACTGGATATCTGTGGGGAACTACATGGAGTTCCACACCAGCAGCGGTTCCTCCTTGTGGTGCATGATCTCCACTCTAAGTGGCCTGAGGTGGTctccactggcactgtcacggcACGGgtactcactgactttttagacGCCCTCTTTGCTCGATGGGAACTTCCTCTGGCTATTACGAAGGATAATGGGCCCCAATTTGTGTCTGCTGAGTTCGAAGCCTTTCTGACGGATCCAGGCATCCGTCACATCTGCACAGCTTCATATCACCCCCAGGCCGATGGCGGAGCGGAGCGTCTCAATCAGACCCTTAAGTATGGCATCTGAGCCCACTTAGCTGAAGGTTACCCCTTTTCAGCGGTGCTCCTTCACACACTGCTCCATTACAGAGCCACCAAGCACAGCACAACAGGCTGCTCGCCAGCGTCACTTATGTTGGGCTGCGAACTGCAGCTTCCACTGGATCGACTCAAGGCCAGTGGCCCCTCCCCCTACATGCTGCCACAGGGTGTCCGCCCAGCAGCACAAGATGAAGCTGCGGTTTGATCGGTCTTGGGGGACGAGGAACCCCACTATTGCCGTTTTGGATTGGGTCAGAATCCGCCGCGCTCATCGTGACCACAAGCTGGTCTCATTCTGGTCCCCTCCTATTCAGGTGGCGGGGAAGCTAGGGCCAGCTACCTTTTCTCTTTCTGATGGGTCTCGATGGCACGCTGGCCGCCTCCGCAAGGTGGCAGCTCCGGAATTGGCCAGCACTCATGTTCATGCTGGCTCCCCTTCATCAGAAGGTGATTGGAACTTACCTATGGAACGAGGTGTGCTCACATCTGAACCCATAGTGCAGCACACTCAGTGCCCAGCCGCACATCCATTCGAGTCTACATTGGAGTCCCCTCGAAGATCAGCTCGCATCCAGTCTCGCCCAGGTTACCCAAGGGACTTTGACTGAATTCTGATATGCTGACCTTGCACCTGGCTCTCTGTGCAGTTCATTTAATGTGCTGGGTACGCTAAGTACTATTGTGctttttaatatattaatatatttaatatattgttTATCTGAAACATTTTAGGGCATCCCAAACAACTGGGTGAGTGCAGTTTGCCGAATTATCATGATTGATTttgttttctggggggggggggggggagtagaggTTATGTACTCGCACAAAAAATACGTTACGTTTGGGGAATCTTAAGGGGACAGTGCGCAGGAAGAGGAGAGCAGGTTTTTTGGGAAAAAATGACTGAACAGCTTCGATTTACAACCTGTCTCGTGTCTTCCTTAAAACGCGACACCCACCGTTTGCGTACCTGACGGTCCAGCGTCTGACCTTCCTGTGTTTTCATACTGTGTTAGGTCTGGTGCTCGTTGGGTGCTTCTTATTTTCCTGCTAAAGACTGCAGATAAAGAGCGTGTTCTACCCTGATAAGCAAGTCTTTTTGTTCTTTGCTGCTCTCTCAGTGTCTTGGTCTGCTTGGTGCCACAATATTAtatgaaaaataaactgaaaccgAACTGCCAACAGCCTGTAACTCGTTCAGTTTCTGTATAAAAAGATGATGTCAAATGAACGAGGTGTGAATGTTTTGAACACTCAGCTGTAACTTTGTTCTAGCTGAACCCAGACCCTGAATATGCAGTAATAGACAGAACTGGCATCAGCGAGGGAGACCCCCCAGGACAGGTAAGGCACAGGAATAAAGTACATACAATGATATCATGAGGCTGCGGGGCTGGTCTGCTCAACTGATCATTCAGGTTATCGGCTTATACTGTATGAGTAATCATGTTACATAATGTGTGTACTTATGTTCTTACGCTGTAAATAGAGTGTTGTAACAGTGTAATATCAGAGTAGTGtctcctgtgtgtgtttttgatagTTCCTACCCCCAGTGCTTGAATCTTAAGATTCtatcaggtctggatgctgtttcaatattagtttaaatactagaactcgtggccataggtggaaattagtgggagaacattttaaaatgaatttgaggaagcacttctttacacagtgtgtagttagagtatggaatagtcttgctgttagtgtagcgcatcAAACAGCTCCAAGGACTGTGTcggttctccccttgttattcagtaccgggtgtcggttctccccttgttattcagtaccgggtgccgGTACTCCTCTTGTTATTCAGTCCCGGGTGTCAGTACTCCTCTTGTTATTCATTACCAGGTGCTGATAGTTCCTTTATTATTCATTACCAGTTCAAAAGTGAGTTACTGCATTATGGTAAAAATGGTTtctaaatggaaataaaaagtcTTTATTTTGGACAATATCTTTAATGGTAAAGTCATTTGCTTGTACACTGGATTATCTCCAAATTCATCAAGAATGACATTTCATTATTGTCAGTTAAAGAATGGACAGGTGGTTCTGTAGAGATACATGGTCATAATGTTCCTCTCTCAGACCTCTGAGGAGCCTGGTGCTGATGTCACCTACAGCTCCATTGTCCTGCCAGAGGTAAGATGGTTTCATGTAAATCAGTTTTTGTGATACTGCTCCTATGCCCGTACCAATGAGAGTGACATGTATACCAATAATGTACTGACTGGGCAGGTACATCTATACCTCAGCTGATCTCTCAGATCCATGTGTATCAGAATTAGCTGTAATGTACAAGAAGTACCATGATACCCCTGATATTTCATAGTGACTCGGATGGGAGGTTTGGGAGTTTATGGATTTGTGGTTTCTGTACAAAGGTTGGTCTTGTACCTCCACTGTAAGCAGCTACATACTCTCAGCAGGTGTCCTCAGGATGTTCTTCACACTGTCCTGCTGTGAACCCAGCCAGCGACGTGATCTACAGCTCAGTCGCCCTGAAGCACAGAGAGGTGAGTTTGGAGAATCTGCTCTAACATGAGCTGTGATACATTTAGTCTGTGCCATGCTGCATGTGGGTCATGTGTTTGCTGGTCATAAATGATGCCACCGGCCATGGAAGAAAATTTCGACTGCACTGTTTAAAGAAAAGCATTACTTTTTATAACGTAACTGCCATAATTAAACGATTATGAGAAACATAAAACACACTTTAGTTCGACCTCCTAATGACAATTCAGTCTATTGGACATCTATAGACAACAGTAGTGGCTGGTTCctaaataaaggaaaaacaccACAACTACATAAAGTGACACTTCATAAGAAGGACAAAATCCATACATCTAAGCAACACCCAAGCAATCCATGACCCCCGACGATCCAATGCACAAACCAATACAAGACGCATCACAGACCCACGCCACCCACCAAGAACCAACGGTAAAGTATCTGCAGCCCCCCCTGAGCACCCCACACCCACTAAGCCACCAGCCAGGGGACGCCAGCCCACAGCCACCCCATACATCAACCGGCATGCCACCAAATTAGCTGGCACGTCAATTAACGCAAGAAGCAATCGCCAAGCATCACCCCCCAACAGGCAACCCAGCAAGCGTGAAGCAG
Coding sequences within it:
- the LOC125739745 gene encoding polymeric immunoglobulin receptor-like, whose amino-acid sequence is MLEIGFTCQSLKEGKVSVRDDPDQRVFTVTINNLTAEDSDRYWCGVKHSGASDVGDRVNLSVIDGPPGLSVEKQEVTGVDGDSVSVQCYYGNNRRHRMWCKIGGSCASERSGSLDGRPVLIRDDTENKTFIVTMSGLKRKDTGWYWCAAGILQIPVHITVKRPGSRVPSVASSLARPVKRAFGGGVLS